A genomic window from Variovorax paradoxus includes:
- the tssH gene encoding type VI secretion system ATPase TssH, producing the protein MDIDIRTLLGRLNPECKRAMEQAAELCVQQTHYNVDLEHLLLKLVDNDAPDLRLVFGRFGLRPDTVQAQLQKSLDTFKRGNGRTPSLTPDFAPLFQEAWLMSSMLLGQQHIRSGTLMLALLDVDRLRGRLVDAAPALLQIPRGTLRDELAGLLQSSPEDAAASALSAAPIASAPAANQSAAPSAPDAGAPPLQMPTARRNNSATPSLDQYTVDMTQLARDGAIDPIRGRDGEIRQIIDVLLRRRQNNPILTGEAGVGKTAVVEGFAQRVVQGDVPPALRQVSVRSLDLALLQAGAGVKGEFENRLKSVIAEVKASPTPVILFIDEAHQLIGAGGAEGQGDAANLLKPALARGELRTIAATTWAEYKKYVERDPALARRFQVVKVEEPSEEIAIDMLRGMVETLEKHHGVEIVDDAVREAVKLSHRYITGRQLPDKAISVLDTACARVAIGQNGLPAELESAARDISTGESELRVLRHEAATGGDHQDAIATLTARLDLLRQKHKRLSDKVDEEKHAVMEIVALRRKISDSLRDNAPPPDEENDPALLTAALRRLEKGLEALQSDEPMVPVCVDGVMVAEVISGWTGIPVGKMMTDELHTVLNLKEKLAERVVGQDDALDAIARRVRTFRADLDDPGKPVGVFMLVGPSGVGKTETAFALADLLYGGERNVITVNMSEFQEAHTVSSLKGAPPGYVGYGRGGVLTEAVRRRPYSVVLLDEMEKAHPDVLELFFQVFDKGTMEDGEGVQIDFKNTLILLTSNAAQDVITQASQGGRRPDPEELVERLRPELLKQFSPAFLGRLALVPYHHLGDEQIRSIVNLKLGKLARRFALNHHAAFTWDVQVEDAITARCTEVDSGARNIDHILAHAVLPELSRQVLERISMAAAFTAVHMGMDGDGAFAFSFEPATLS; encoded by the coding sequence ATGGACATCGACATCCGCACCCTGCTCGGCCGGCTCAACCCGGAATGCAAGCGCGCCATGGAACAGGCCGCCGAGCTGTGCGTGCAGCAGACTCACTACAACGTCGACCTCGAACACCTGCTGCTGAAGCTGGTGGACAACGACGCGCCCGACCTGCGGCTGGTGTTCGGCCGCTTCGGCCTGCGCCCCGACACCGTGCAGGCACAACTGCAGAAGTCGCTCGACACCTTCAAGCGCGGCAACGGCCGCACGCCGAGCCTGACGCCCGACTTCGCGCCGCTGTTCCAGGAGGCCTGGCTCATGAGCTCGATGCTGCTAGGCCAGCAGCACATCCGCTCGGGCACGCTGATGCTGGCACTGCTCGATGTAGACCGCCTGCGCGGCCGCCTGGTCGACGCCGCACCCGCGCTGCTGCAGATTCCGCGCGGCACGCTGCGCGATGAACTCGCCGGCCTGCTGCAATCGTCTCCTGAAGATGCGGCCGCCTCGGCACTGTCCGCCGCGCCGATAGCCTCGGCACCTGCCGCGAATCAGTCGGCTGCGCCATCGGCGCCAGACGCCGGTGCGCCTCCGCTGCAGATGCCCACCGCGCGCCGCAACAACTCGGCCACGCCCTCGCTTGACCAGTACACCGTCGACATGACGCAGCTCGCGCGCGACGGCGCGATCGACCCCATCCGTGGCCGCGACGGCGAGATCCGCCAGATCATCGACGTGCTGCTGCGCCGCCGCCAGAACAACCCCATCCTCACCGGCGAGGCCGGCGTCGGCAAGACGGCGGTGGTCGAAGGCTTCGCGCAACGCGTGGTGCAGGGCGACGTGCCGCCCGCGCTGCGCCAGGTGTCGGTGCGCTCGCTCGACCTGGCACTGCTGCAGGCGGGCGCCGGCGTGAAGGGCGAGTTCGAGAACCGGCTCAAGTCGGTCATCGCCGAGGTCAAGGCCTCGCCCACGCCGGTGATCCTGTTCATCGACGAGGCGCACCAGCTCATCGGCGCGGGCGGCGCCGAGGGCCAGGGCGACGCGGCCAACCTGCTCAAGCCTGCGCTCGCGCGCGGCGAGCTGCGCACCATCGCCGCCACCACCTGGGCCGAGTACAAGAAATACGTGGAGCGCGACCCGGCTCTGGCACGGCGCTTCCAGGTCGTGAAGGTCGAGGAGCCGAGCGAAGAAATCGCCATCGACATGCTGCGCGGCATGGTCGAAACGCTGGAGAAGCACCACGGCGTGGAGATCGTCGACGACGCCGTGCGCGAGGCTGTCAAGCTCTCGCACCGCTACATCACCGGCCGCCAGCTGCCCGACAAGGCCATCAGCGTGCTCGACACTGCCTGCGCGCGCGTGGCCATCGGGCAGAACGGGCTGCCGGCCGAGCTCGAATCGGCCGCGCGCGACATCTCCACGGGCGAGAGCGAGCTGCGCGTGCTGCGCCACGAGGCGGCCACCGGCGGCGACCACCAGGACGCGATCGCCACACTCACCGCGCGGCTCGACCTGCTGCGCCAGAAGCACAAGCGCCTGTCCGACAAGGTCGACGAGGAAAAGCACGCGGTGATGGAAATCGTCGCGCTGCGCCGCAAGATTTCTGACAGCCTGCGCGACAACGCACCACCGCCCGACGAGGAGAACGACCCCGCGCTGCTCACCGCCGCGCTGCGCCGCCTCGAGAAGGGCCTGGAGGCGCTGCAGAGCGACGAGCCCATGGTACCCGTGTGCGTCGACGGCGTGATGGTGGCCGAGGTCATCTCCGGCTGGACCGGCATTCCGGTCGGCAAGATGATGACCGACGAGCTGCACACGGTGCTCAACCTGAAGGAAAAGCTCGCCGAGCGCGTGGTCGGACAAGACGACGCGCTCGACGCCATCGCGCGGCGCGTGCGCACTTTCCGCGCCGACCTCGACGACCCCGGCAAGCCCGTGGGCGTGTTCATGCTGGTGGGCCCCAGCGGCGTGGGCAAGACCGAGACGGCCTTCGCGCTGGCCGACCTGCTGTATGGCGGCGAGCGCAACGTCATCACCGTGAACATGTCGGAGTTCCAGGAGGCGCACACCGTCTCCAGCCTCAAGGGCGCGCCGCCCGGCTACGTGGGCTACGGGCGCGGCGGCGTGCTGACCGAGGCCGTGCGCCGCCGCCCCTACAGCGTGGTGCTGCTCGACGAAATGGAGAAGGCCCACCCCGACGTGCTGGAGCTGTTCTTCCAGGTGTTCGACAAGGGCACGATGGAAGACGGCGAAGGCGTGCAGATCGACTTCAAGAACACGCTGATCCTGCTCACCTCCAACGCCGCACAGGACGTGATCACGCAGGCCTCGCAAGGCGGCCGCAGGCCCGACCCCGAGGAGCTTGTGGAGCGGCTGCGCCCCGAGTTGCTCAAGCAGTTCAGCCCCGCCTTCCTGGGCCGGCTGGCACTGGTGCCTTATCACCACCTTGGCGACGAGCAGATCCGCTCGATCGTGAACCTCAAGCTAGGCAAGCTGGCGCGGCGCTTCGCGCTGAACCACCACGCCGCCTTCACCTGGGACGTGCAGGTGGAAGACGCCATTACCGCGCGCTGCACCGAGGTGGACAGCGGCGCGCGCAACATCGACCACATCCTGGCCCATGCGGTGCTGCCCGAGCTGTCGCGCCAGGTGCTGGAGCGCATCTCGATGGCCGCCGCGTTCACCGCGGTGCACATGGGCATGGACGGCGACGGCGCGTTCGCCTTCAGCTTCGAACCGGCAACGCTGAGCTGA
- a CDS encoding type VI secretion system Vgr family protein produces MNMREGFTQHAAFLTVKTVLGPDELLLDAFQAAEGLSQLFACSLTMRSPSSELKAADLIGTSATVALQRPEKETRFFNGIVSRFTYLGSNRDFATYSLELVPRMWLLTLGRDRVIYQSMSTPDILQKVLGEFGVAFSTQLQGTYAPREYCVRYDETAFDFVSRLMEEEGIFYFFTFADGAHTLVLADSNSACMPCPHAEKLVMRNSEEGYAHTHAVTRFESDARLVTKDQAVDDYDFLTPDTDLRQQHDGKIGRGLDYEYPSRVPAAAGAARARIRLEMHQTGSQSGRGDSHCHYLTPGTTFTLEEHAREDLNVKHVVHSVRHHAEREHYSNSFETLPPELPFRPQRLTPRPVVAGNHTAQVVGPAGEEIWTDEHGRIKVQFPWDQLGKKNDKSSCWIRVSQMWAGKGWGALFLPRIGQEVVVSYVDGDPDRPLVSGSVYNGTNPTPVTLPGMSSQSTIRSRSTKTGDAGNEMRFEDKKGSEEFYLHAQKDMRVEIENDLTTTVMAGNELHTVTKGNRTVKVDTGNEIHSVKGTRALDVTGNETHDNKANFTQTVTGNYELKVTGNLVIDVTGTLLIKSAQTLDLKAGTDLGANAGINFKAEAGVALSAKGGASLSNEAPSISSKASGMNAVEGGGMVTLKGGLVKIN; encoded by the coding sequence ATGAACATGCGCGAAGGCTTCACCCAGCACGCCGCCTTCCTGACGGTGAAGACCGTGCTCGGGCCGGACGAACTGCTGCTCGACGCCTTCCAGGCCGCCGAGGGGTTGTCGCAGCTGTTCGCGTGCTCGCTCACCATGCGCTCCCCTTCGAGCGAGCTGAAGGCCGCCGACCTGATCGGCACCTCCGCCACGGTTGCGCTGCAACGGCCCGAGAAGGAAACCCGCTTCTTCAACGGCATCGTCTCGCGCTTCACCTACCTGGGCAGCAACCGGGACTTCGCGACCTACTCGCTCGAACTCGTGCCGCGCATGTGGCTGCTCACGCTGGGGCGCGACCGCGTCATCTACCAGAGCATGAGCACGCCCGACATCCTGCAGAAGGTGCTCGGCGAGTTCGGCGTGGCCTTCAGCACGCAGCTGCAGGGCACCTACGCACCTCGCGAATACTGCGTGCGCTACGACGAGACGGCCTTCGACTTCGTCTCGCGCCTGATGGAAGAGGAAGGCATCTTCTACTTCTTCACCTTCGCGGACGGCGCGCACACGCTGGTGCTGGCCGACAGCAACTCGGCGTGCATGCCCTGCCCCCACGCGGAAAAGCTCGTCATGCGCAACAGCGAGGAAGGCTACGCCCACACCCATGCCGTTACCCGCTTCGAGTCGGACGCCCGGCTGGTGACCAAGGACCAGGCGGTGGACGACTACGACTTCCTCACGCCCGACACCGATCTGCGGCAGCAGCACGATGGAAAGATCGGGCGCGGCCTCGACTACGAATATCCCTCGCGCGTGCCTGCGGCGGCCGGCGCGGCGCGCGCGCGCATCCGCCTGGAAATGCACCAGACCGGCAGCCAGTCGGGCCGCGGCGACAGCCATTGCCACTACCTGACGCCGGGCACCACCTTCACGCTGGAAGAGCATGCTCGCGAGGATCTCAACGTGAAGCACGTGGTGCACAGCGTGCGGCACCACGCCGAGCGCGAGCACTACAGCAACAGCTTCGAGACCCTGCCTCCCGAGCTGCCCTTTCGCCCGCAACGCCTCACGCCGCGACCGGTGGTGGCCGGCAACCATACGGCGCAGGTGGTGGGCCCGGCCGGCGAAGAAATCTGGACCGACGAGCACGGGCGCATCAAGGTGCAGTTTCCGTGGGACCAGCTGGGCAAGAAGAACGACAAGAGTTCGTGCTGGATCCGCGTCTCGCAGATGTGGGCCGGCAAGGGCTGGGGCGCCCTCTTCCTGCCGCGCATCGGGCAGGAGGTGGTCGTGAGCTATGTCGATGGCGATCCCGACCGGCCGCTGGTCTCGGGCAGCGTCTACAACGGCACGAACCCCACGCCGGTCACCCTGCCTGGCATGTCGTCGCAAAGCACGATCCGCTCGCGCTCGACCAAGACCGGCGACGCGGGCAACGAAATGCGCTTCGAGGACAAGAAGGGCTCCGAAGAGTTCTACCTGCACGCCCAGAAAGACATGCGCGTGGAAATCGAGAACGACCTGACCACCACGGTGATGGCCGGCAACGAGCTCCACACCGTCACAAAGGGCAACCGCACGGTCAAGGTCGACACGGGCAACGAAATCCACTCGGTGAAGGGCACACGCGCGCTGGACGTCACGGGCAACGAAACGCACGACAACAAGGCCAACTTCACGCAGACGGTCACCGGCAACTACGAGCTCAAGGTCACGGGCAACCTGGTGATCGACGTGACAGGCACCCTGCTCATCAAGTCGGCCCAGACGCTGGACCTGAAGGCCGGCACCGACCTGGGCGCCAACGCCGGCATCAACTTCAAGGCCGAGGCCGGCGTGGCGCTGTCGGCCAAGGGCGGCGCCTCGCTGTCGAACGAGGCGCCTTCGATCAGCAGCAAGGCCTCGGGCATGAACGCCGTCGAAGGCGGCGGCATGGTCACGCTCAAGGGCGGGCTGGTGAAGATCAATTGA
- a CDS encoding DUF4280 domain-containing protein produces MGMHVCMGATLQCSFGAAPSNLVVLPVNAVVTSGVPAATIMDNKPIANILPFGTCNSMSNPMVAAATAAALGAFTPMPCIPVTAAPWAPGSPTVLVGSIPALQDSSKLACNWGGVIQVVVPGQFTSMVP; encoded by the coding sequence ATGGGCATGCACGTCTGCATGGGGGCCACGCTGCAGTGCAGCTTCGGCGCCGCGCCTTCCAACCTCGTGGTGCTGCCGGTGAACGCGGTGGTCACCAGCGGCGTGCCGGCCGCCACCATCATGGACAACAAGCCGATCGCCAACATCCTGCCCTTCGGCACCTGCAACAGCATGTCGAACCCGATGGTGGCCGCAGCCACCGCCGCCGCGCTCGGTGCCTTCACGCCGATGCCCTGCATTCCGGTGACGGCCGCGCCCTGGGCACCCGGCTCGCCCACGGTGCTGGTCGGCAGCATTCCCGCCCTGCAGGACAGCTCGAAGCTCGCATGCAACTGGGGCGGCGTGATCCAGGTCGTCGTGCCGGGGCAGTTCACTTCAATGGTCCCCTGA
- a CDS encoding toxin-antitoxin system YwqK family antitoxin, translated as MALPSLPTKDLASVPEAVVREALDGAGQTVVRASFLGDVPHGPMQVFSAAGKPAMEASYQAGVPHGAMRLFDERGQLLQETQRFGGVAEGTTRSYYPSGKLMQTHQHVRGTLHGDAVAYAESGDVTARLRYVAGRLEGEATYYNEGRMVRREQYRAGLLNGEVLDYLASGGVAQSSTYVASVLHGPLQRFWPNGQLMEEIAYRQGKPHGNPRRFDQTGREVVETAASPGFMKSLEKIVRGG; from the coding sequence ATGGCACTTCCTTCCCTCCCAACAAAAGACCTGGCCTCGGTGCCCGAGGCCGTGGTGCGCGAAGCCCTCGACGGTGCAGGCCAGACGGTGGTGCGCGCGTCGTTCCTGGGCGACGTGCCGCACGGGCCGATGCAGGTGTTCTCGGCCGCGGGCAAGCCCGCGATGGAGGCTTCTTATCAAGCCGGCGTGCCGCACGGCGCCATGCGCCTGTTCGACGAACGCGGCCAGCTGCTGCAGGAAACGCAGCGCTTCGGCGGCGTGGCCGAAGGCACCACGCGCAGCTACTACCCCAGCGGCAAGCTCATGCAGACGCACCAGCACGTGCGCGGCACGCTGCACGGCGATGCCGTGGCATACGCCGAGTCAGGCGACGTCACGGCGCGGCTGCGCTACGTGGCCGGCCGCCTCGAAGGCGAAGCCACCTACTACAACGAAGGCCGCATGGTGCGGCGCGAGCAGTACCGCGCCGGCCTGCTCAACGGTGAAGTGCTCGACTACCTGGCAAGCGGCGGCGTGGCGCAGTCGTCCACCTACGTGGCCAGCGTGCTGCACGGCCCGCTGCAGCGCTTCTGGCCCAACGGGCAGCTGATGGAAGAAATCGCCTACCGCCAGGGCAAGCCGCACGGCAACCCGCGCCGCTTCGACCAGACGGGCCGCGAGGTCGTGGAGACGGCCGCATCGCCGGGCTTCATGAAGAGCCTGGAAAAAATCGTGAGGGGAGGCTGA